From a region of the Phragmites australis chromosome 21, lpPhrAust1.1, whole genome shotgun sequence genome:
- the LOC133904086 gene encoding uncharacterized protein LOC133904086 isoform X2, with the protein MFFNEFCLLYVHKVVSALAVDHAGSRVLSGSYDYTVHMYDFQGMNSKLQSFRQLEPFEGHQVHSLSSSPTSDRFLCVTGLAQAKEGLTLGEFVKGDMYIRDLKNTKGHICGLTGGGWDVSEFKSQK; encoded by the exons GTTGTCTCAGCCCTTGCTGTTGACCATGCAGGATCCAGAGTGCTCTCTGGTAGCTATGACTATACAGTGCATATGTATGATTTCCAAGGTATGAATTCAAAGCTGCAATCATTCAGGCAATTAGAACCCTTTGAGGGCCATCAAGTTCATAGCCTAAGTTCGAGTCCAACGTCAGATCGATTCTTATGTGTTACAGGTTTAGCTCAGGCCAAG GAAGGGCTTACACTAGGCGAGTTTGTTAAGGGTGATATGTATATTCGTGATCTGAAGAATACAAAGGGTCACATTTGCGGGCTTACAGGTGGTGGGTGGGATGTGTCGGAGTTTAAAAGTCAAAAGTAG
- the LOC133904087 gene encoding protein NSP-INTERACTING KINASE 1-like: MKRRNCALELWTSPFLFCACSPNQSAGCGDVGDVDAVLVVGLLAMILPSSTATLSLAGINYEVVALMAIKTELQDPYNVLDNWDINLVKWNSNRS; encoded by the exons ATGAAG AGGCGGAATTGTGCTTTGGAGCTATGGACTAGTCCGTTCCTCTTCTGTGCTTGTTCGCCGAATCAATCTGCTGGTTGTGGCGATGTGGGTGATGTGGATGCGGTGCTGGTTGTTGGCCTGCTCGCCATGATCCTGCCATCGTCTACCGCGACGCTCTCCCTGGCCGGCATCAACTATGAAG TGGTGGCTCTGATGGCCATCAAGACGGAGCTGCAGGACCCCTACAACGTGCTCGACAACTGGGACATCAACTTGGTCAAATGGAACTCCAATCGCAGCTAA